The following proteins are co-located in the Pedobacter sp. FW305-3-2-15-E-R2A2 genome:
- a CDS encoding sigma-70 family RNA polymerase sigma factor: protein MRDEDQILLDRLRNGDHSAYEAIFKKYYKMLSAKAYFMLDDEMEAEDLVQTLFVSIWQKARFHSINTSLNAYLLRAVHNQCIMYLRKRKVSERRLNEYSLSLDEPIQEEETESDRNEDNLNLAFNELPVQRQKAFKLVYIEDKKYKEAAHEMGLSVNSIKTHLKLAVKALQKKLINFK, encoded by the coding sequence ATGAGGGACGAAGACCAAATCTTATTAGATCGGCTCAGGAATGGAGATCACTCTGCCTATGAAGCCATATTTAAGAAGTATTATAAAATGCTCTCTGCAAAAGCTTATTTTATGCTTGACGACGAGATGGAGGCGGAAGATCTGGTTCAGACCTTGTTTGTTTCCATTTGGCAAAAAGCCCGGTTTCATAGCATTAATACTTCTTTAAATGCTTATTTACTTCGGGCAGTACACAACCAGTGTATCATGTATCTTAGAAAAAGAAAGGTTTCGGAACGCAGACTCAATGAATATAGCCTTAGCCTTGATGAGCCGATACAAGAAGAAGAGACTGAATCGGACAGAAATGAGGATAACCTTAACCTGGCTTTTAATGAACTGCCCGTTCAACGACAGAAAGCATTTAAGCTGGTGTATATAGAAGATAAAAAATATAAGGAGGCAGCACACGAGATGGGGCTTTCGGTGAATTCAATAAAAACACATTTAAAGCTTGCAGTAAAGGCTTTACAAAAAAAACTGATCAATTTTAAATGA
- a CDS encoding FecR domain-containing protein, whose amino-acid sequence MEYNKEYIQGLLFEKITGTISEEDNFIAEQAIEQDAALREFWETLLVKMKSAKGSSFLSGLDADAAWDKTEPRFNEMSDSFFNRNRLLLYGAAAVLIFALPFVWYFSAPSDTALVLPEKIAKQVHLKTENGTAVDLSSDRIVTVGQTHFNANQKELSYTSGNAGHKEWATLIVPPAKDYRIRLSDGTQVWLNAASSLRFPVQFGPQQAREVYLSGEAYFEVTKNPKQEFIVHTTGPDIHVHGTSFNVNAYEQGRFAAALVAGSVSATTKNQSIKLKPGQEAILERGNLQTRPFEVQDALSWRNGTYFFHKQPLSEIAAVISRWFDVKIAWQTPEVAEQTFTGEIDKKLPIEVVIANLQLSSGIKAELKNGTLTFR is encoded by the coding sequence ATGGAATATAACAAGGAATACATACAGGGACTTTTATTTGAAAAGATCACCGGGACAATTAGTGAGGAGGATAACTTCATTGCTGAACAAGCGATTGAGCAGGATGCCGCGCTGAGGGAATTCTGGGAAACTTTACTTGTGAAAATGAAAAGTGCCAAAGGAAGTTCATTTTTATCGGGATTAGATGCGGATGCCGCATGGGATAAAACTGAGCCTCGTTTTAATGAAATGTCAGATTCGTTTTTTAACCGGAACCGGCTGCTGCTTTATGGTGCAGCTGCAGTATTGATATTTGCGCTTCCTTTTGTATGGTATTTTAGTGCTCCATCAGATACTGCATTAGTGCTTCCCGAAAAAATCGCTAAACAGGTACACCTTAAAACCGAAAATGGTACTGCCGTTGACCTATCCTCTGATCGTATTGTTACGGTAGGGCAGACCCATTTTAATGCCAATCAAAAGGAACTAAGCTATACCTCCGGTAATGCCGGGCATAAGGAATGGGCAACACTGATCGTGCCCCCTGCAAAAGACTACAGGATTCGTTTATCAGACGGCACACAGGTTTGGCTAAATGCGGCTTCCAGTTTGCGCTTTCCCGTTCAGTTTGGACCTCAGCAGGCACGGGAGGTTTATTTGTCAGGGGAAGCTTACTTCGAGGTTACGAAAAACCCAAAACAGGAATTTATAGTGCATACTACCGGCCCGGACATTCATGTTCACGGAACCTCCTTTAATGTTAATGCCTACGAACAGGGGCGTTTTGCAGCTGCCCTGGTCGCGGGTTCTGTGTCGGCCACGACTAAAAATCAAAGCATTAAATTAAAGCCGGGGCAGGAAGCCATACTTGAGCGGGGCAACTTACAGACCAGACCATTTGAGGTACAGGATGCACTTTCCTGGAGAAACGGAACTTATTTTTTTCATAAACAACCTTTGTCCGAGATTGCAGCCGTGATTAGCCGTTGGTTTGACGTAAAGATCGCCTGGCAAACACCTGAAGTTGCGGAACAGACTTTTACCGGAGAGATCGATAAAAAACTGCCAATCGAGGTCGTCATTGCTAATTTACAGCTATCTTCAGGTATTAAAGCAGAGCTTAAAAATGGGACGCTGACCTTCCGGTAA
- a CDS encoding TonB-dependent receptor produces MLKQLTRSGRLVLPVVFLLLLALAGQSQTSNSKINLKGRNISLAEVFKSIKKQTGFTVFYSNKLLDDSELISVDFTGEALNTVMNRILKDRQLDWLIKEKYIVLQRATPAAPVQQRKAEPANVDKAQQLRGTVTDGTGSPLPGVSIRRKEVNLGTVTDTQGRYVIEAPAGTALVFSYVGYNSQEITVGSQATLDVKLLEDNADLAEVVVVGYGTQKKVNLTGAVSMVSGKELAARPMGQTSAALQGMAPGVTVKQSSGRPGADGGNIRIRGVGTISASASDPTAFNGANPLVMIDGIEGSMNNIDPNLIESISVLKDAASSSIYGSRAANGVILITTRRATADQVSISYNNYIGWQDPTNMPKLVNALDYMLLINEAYVNTGRTPLYADALVQKYREQNGVNSDLYPNTDWQKETLTGSGLQQSHFLTIQGGTQKVRMLGSFGLFDQKGIIENSSFKRYTIRNNADITFSDKLKAKIDLQYVNAITTDPAVGSGEIFQWMNGLPANLIGVNESGQWGVGWNGNNPMSASKDGGTNRTRAPFGSINAIVNYKPLEWLEAEAAYSPKYALSSGKNFRKAIQSYLPNGSLSFRTPALTSLNQSQTQSFFNNLRATLTASKNLKDHTFKLLVGGSREDFYAEWISAYRDTYVLPEYPVLDGGSASNQQAKGSAEEWALQSLFSRFNYSYKGKYLLELNARYDGSSRFSKGNKYGFFPSASAGWRISEEGFFSGLKKTINEAKLRFSWGKLGNQNIGTYPSTAALVLESTAMGKQIVNTVALNDLSNKNISWETTEEKNIGIDLTLFNHLSITADYYRRRTRDILLLLDIPLIIGLNRPNQNAGTVDNTGWELGIAYKGSLKDFNYNMSFNLSDVKNTVADMKGINQTGLTVNREGHSSLSLFGYEAQGLFSSDEEVAAHAKQFGTVKAGDIKYKDQNGDGLINERDKVIIGGTIPRLTYAASLGASYKGFDLSVLLQGVGKANGYLNGPGVQPFSVGGALGGTIREENKDRWSVANPNAKYPRLAFGESNNEQASSFWVRDASYLRIKNIQLGYTLSAGLAKKLSIKRLRLFANGSNLASFDRFLSGYDVEAPVGSGSIYPQVKLYSLGLEATF; encoded by the coding sequence ATGCTTAAACAACTTACCCGATCGGGCCGGCTTGTGTTGCCGGTTGTTTTCTTGCTGCTGCTGGCCTTAGCGGGCCAAAGCCAGACGAGTAACAGCAAGATCAATCTTAAAGGCAGGAACATCAGCCTGGCCGAAGTATTCAAATCTATAAAGAAGCAAACGGGATTCACCGTATTTTACAGCAACAAGCTGTTGGACGATTCAGAACTCATCTCTGTGGATTTTACCGGAGAAGCGCTGAACACGGTCATGAATCGTATTTTGAAGGACAGACAGCTGGACTGGCTGATTAAGGAAAAGTACATTGTATTGCAAAGAGCCACACCAGCAGCCCCAGTTCAACAACGTAAAGCGGAACCCGCTAATGTGGACAAGGCACAGCAGCTCAGGGGAACGGTAACGGATGGAACCGGAAGTCCTTTACCTGGTGTCAGCATCAGACGGAAAGAGGTCAATTTAGGAACAGTGACAGATACGCAGGGCCGTTATGTAATTGAGGCTCCGGCCGGTACTGCTCTGGTGTTTTCCTATGTAGGCTATAATAGCCAGGAAATAACGGTTGGCAGTCAGGCTACACTTGATGTAAAACTGTTGGAAGACAATGCCGACCTGGCTGAGGTCGTGGTGGTGGGCTATGGAACTCAGAAAAAAGTAAACCTTACCGGAGCAGTTTCCATGGTTTCCGGAAAGGAGCTGGCTGCACGGCCCATGGGTCAGACTTCTGCTGCCTTGCAGGGGATGGCACCCGGTGTTACGGTGAAACAAAGCTCCGGGAGGCCCGGCGCTGATGGAGGAAATATCCGCATTCGGGGGGTAGGTACCATAAGCGCTTCTGCCAGTGATCCTACTGCATTTAATGGCGCCAATCCCCTGGTGATGATCGATGGAATCGAAGGCTCCATGAACAATATAGATCCCAACCTGATTGAATCCATCTCCGTACTTAAAGATGCAGCTTCTTCTTCCATTTATGGTTCCAGAGCTGCGAACGGTGTAATCCTGATCACCACCAGGAGAGCAACAGCAGATCAGGTCAGCATTTCCTATAACAATTATATCGGATGGCAGGATCCAACCAATATGCCAAAATTGGTGAATGCCCTGGATTACATGCTGCTGATCAATGAGGCCTATGTAAATACGGGCCGTACGCCTCTTTACGCAGATGCATTGGTTCAGAAATACCGTGAACAGAATGGCGTTAATTCGGATCTGTATCCGAATACAGACTGGCAAAAGGAAACCTTAACCGGATCTGGTTTGCAGCAAAGCCATTTTCTTACCATTCAGGGAGGCACGCAAAAAGTGAGAATGCTGGGCTCTTTTGGCCTTTTTGATCAGAAAGGAATCATTGAAAATTCAAGCTTCAAACGGTATACGATACGCAATAATGCCGACATTACTTTTTCGGACAAGCTGAAAGCAAAGATCGATCTGCAATATGTTAATGCGATCACGACTGATCCCGCTGTCGGTTCCGGTGAAATCTTCCAATGGATGAATGGCCTTCCCGCAAACCTGATTGGGGTTAATGAAAGCGGTCAATGGGGCGTAGGCTGGAATGGTAACAATCCGATGTCGGCCAGTAAAGACGGAGGCACGAACAGAACAAGAGCGCCATTTGGAAGTATCAATGCCATTGTCAATTATAAACCACTGGAATGGCTGGAAGCAGAAGCCGCTTATTCTCCAAAATATGCACTTTCCTCTGGCAAGAACTTTAGAAAAGCAATTCAGTCTTACCTGCCCAATGGCAGTCTCAGTTTCCGTACTCCGGCGCTGACTTCCCTGAATCAGTCGCAGACACAGTCTTTCTTTAACAATCTCCGGGCTACGCTCACTGCAAGTAAAAACCTAAAAGACCATACCTTTAAATTGCTGGTTGGTGGGTCCAGAGAAGATTTTTATGCAGAATGGATTTCTGCTTACCGGGATACCTATGTTCTTCCGGAATATCCTGTGCTGGATGGTGGCTCAGCTTCGAACCAACAGGCCAAAGGCAGTGCGGAGGAATGGGCATTACAATCACTGTTCAGTAGATTCAATTACAGTTATAAAGGGAAATACCTGTTGGAACTGAACGCACGCTATGATGGCTCCTCCCGCTTTTCAAAGGGCAATAAATATGGATTCTTTCCCTCTGCTTCGGCAGGATGGAGAATTTCAGAAGAAGGTTTTTTCAGTGGATTGAAAAAGACCATCAATGAAGCGAAACTGAGGTTTTCCTGGGGAAAACTTGGCAATCAGAACATAGGAACTTATCCTTCTACAGCTGCACTGGTACTTGAATCCACAGCTATGGGTAAGCAGATTGTGAACACCGTGGCGTTAAATGACCTCTCTAATAAAAACATATCCTGGGAGACCACTGAAGAAAAAAATATAGGTATTGACCTGACGCTTTTTAATCACCTGAGCATAACGGCCGACTATTACCGCAGGCGCACCCGGGATATCCTGTTGTTACTGGATATCCCTTTGATCATCGGCCTGAACAGGCCCAATCAAAATGCAGGTACAGTAGACAATACAGGCTGGGAGCTGGGTATAGCCTATAAAGGAAGCCTGAAGGACTTCAATTACAATATGAGCTTCAATTTGTCGGACGTAAAAAATACAGTGGCTGACATGAAGGGAATTAACCAGACCGGACTTACGGTAAACCGTGAAGGGCATTCCAGTTTATCTCTTTTTGGATATGAGGCACAAGGTCTGTTCTCTTCTGATGAGGAAGTGGCTGCGCATGCCAAACAATTCGGTACGGTGAAGGCGGGCGATATTAAATACAAAGATCAGAATGGTGATGGTTTGATCAATGAGCGTGATAAAGTAATCATTGGTGGAACCATTCCCAGGCTTACTTATGCGGCCAGCCTTGGGGCTTCCTATAAAGGTTTTGATTTATCAGTACTGCTGCAGGGGGTGGGTAAAGCTAATGGTTACCTGAATGGACCGGGTGTTCAGCCTTTCAGCGTTGGAGGTGCACTGGGTGGGACGATCCGTGAAGAAAACAAGGACCGCTGGTCAGTGGCGAATCCCAATGCGAAATACCCAAGGTTAGCTTTCGGAGAATCGAATAATGAACAGGCTTCCAGTTTCTGGGTGAGGGATGCCTCGTATTTGCGTATCAAAAATATCCAATTGGGATATACCTTATCTGCCGGCCTCGCAAAAAAACTGAGTATCAAACGCCTCAGGCTTTTTGCCAATGGTTCAAATCTGGCTTCATTTGACCGCTTTCTTAGCGGATATGATGTGGAAGCACCAGTAGGCTCAGGAAGTATTTATCCCCAGGTTAAGTTATACAGCCTTGGCTTGGAAGCAACATTTTAA
- a CDS encoding RagB/SusD family nutrient uptake outer membrane protein, with product MKTNLYFTILVAVLITVSPSCKKGYLDKNPLSGPSDETFFVNQEELLLAVNGLYRYAAYSPLDGMPLNLTIDDGTDIGWDRNNSALQSLGKGNHDSNNLYAREVWTQAYVVIAKCNFVLDNIEKVRDKTTPAIFNRSKAEARFLRAYTYQYLSDHFGGVPLVTHMLRLEDAQIAKTPKAAIVDYVMQELTECAPDLPVVYTGTDVGRASRGAALAIKARTALNNGRWAEAADAAKAVMDLNVYSLHDNFGALFSYAGQNSKEIIWAFQYLRASKTKTHSTPNNLLSRNGQGFSNKVPSQSLVDVYPCTDGLNIDESPLFNPADPYKNRDPRLGFTIALPGSVFYNYQFETHRDSLKCWNYNTTPATRVDNQEAINAFATFTGYCWRKYVDLEDKPDRTNSELNVIQIRYAEILLIYAEAKNELNQLDQSAYDAINLIRTRPGVNMPVIVAGKTQPEFRSLVHKERIYELAMEGFRMSDLRRWKIAEKAMNGNFYGRVQRGLLAAAPHIDENGLADYSALPNRADLRVIEQRSFNKERDYLWPIPNIETVTNTKLIQNPNY from the coding sequence ATGAAAACAAATTTATACTTCACTATACTGGTGGCTGTTTTAATAACAGTGAGCCCATCCTGCAAAAAAGGATACCTGGATAAAAATCCATTGTCTGGACCTTCAGATGAAACATTTTTCGTGAACCAGGAGGAACTCCTGCTGGCAGTTAATGGCCTGTACAGGTATGCTGCCTATTCGCCACTGGATGGAATGCCCCTGAACCTTACGATAGATGATGGCACTGATATCGGGTGGGACCGTAACAACAGCGCCCTGCAAAGTCTGGGCAAGGGGAATCACGACAGCAATAACCTCTATGCAAGAGAGGTCTGGACCCAGGCTTACGTCGTAATTGCCAAATGTAATTTTGTACTTGACAATATTGAAAAAGTAAGAGATAAGACTACACCGGCAATATTTAACCGGTCGAAAGCCGAAGCCCGGTTTTTGCGTGCCTATACTTATCAATACCTGTCGGACCATTTCGGTGGTGTACCACTGGTGACCCATATGTTAAGACTGGAAGATGCGCAGATTGCCAAAACTCCGAAAGCAGCGATAGTAGATTACGTCATGCAGGAGTTAACGGAATGTGCTCCTGATCTTCCGGTAGTTTATACCGGAACTGATGTAGGAAGAGCAAGCAGAGGTGCCGCACTGGCAATAAAAGCGCGCACCGCATTGAACAATGGCAGGTGGGCCGAAGCTGCAGATGCCGCGAAAGCGGTGATGGACCTGAATGTTTACAGCCTGCACGACAACTTTGGCGCTTTGTTTAGTTATGCAGGGCAGAATTCCAAAGAGATCATCTGGGCTTTTCAATACCTCCGTGCTTCAAAAACTAAAACCCACTCTACACCCAATAACCTTCTTTCCAGGAACGGACAGGGATTCTCAAATAAGGTGCCTTCACAGTCTTTGGTCGATGTATATCCTTGTACAGATGGCTTAAACATTGATGAATCTCCGCTTTTTAACCCTGCTGACCCTTATAAAAACAGGGATCCAAGACTTGGATTTACCATTGCATTGCCAGGATCAGTATTTTACAATTATCAGTTTGAAACCCATAGGGACAGTTTGAAATGCTGGAATTACAATACCACACCGGCTACGCGGGTAGACAATCAGGAGGCGATTAATGCTTTTGCAACCTTTACAGGCTATTGCTGGAGGAAATATGTTGACCTTGAAGATAAACCCGACCGGACCAATTCTGAACTGAACGTGATTCAGATCAGGTATGCTGAAATTCTGCTGATCTATGCGGAGGCAAAAAATGAACTCAACCAGCTGGATCAGTCGGCCTACGATGCCATCAACCTGATCAGAACCCGGCCAGGAGTAAATATGCCTGTGATCGTTGCAGGAAAAACACAACCGGAGTTTAGGAGCCTGGTGCATAAAGAACGTATTTATGAACTCGCTATGGAAGGCTTCAGGATGTCTGACCTGCGCAGATGGAAAATTGCCGAAAAGGCCATGAACGGAAATTTTTATGGCAGGGTACAAAGGGGATTACTTGCTGCTGCACCTCATATTGACGAAAATGGTTTAGCAGATTATTCTGCCTTGCCAAACCGTGCAGATCTGAGGGTGATAGAGCAGCGCAGTTTTAATAAGGAACGGGATTATCTCTGGCCAATTCCGAATATCGAGACGGTTACCAATACGAAACTAATTCAAAACCCCAACTATTAA
- a CDS encoding FAD-dependent oxidoreductase, with protein sequence MKRFLLNTLLLLIALLWFKPLNARQPQRQHYDICIYGGTSSGVIAAYTAARMGKSVLLIEPGKNLGGMSSGGLGLTDIGNKYAISGLALDFYRRIGLHYGKFEQWIFEPHVAENLFLDYIKRAKVEVLYESRLAAVSREGKLITGITLEGSNKTGPGNLVKAKMFIDCSYEGDLMAKAGVSYTVGREANDLYQEMFNGVQLMNGHQFPDGIDPYKTPGDPSSGLLWGIQPGVLEKEGTGDKKVQAYNFRICLTNNKQNLIPITKPENYQPEKYELLLRQMEKRPWKSLQDGFIWSAMPNGKTDINNRNGFSTDMIGMNWAYPDADYHKRAEIWKAHVDYTKGLLYFVGNDPRVAEHIRLEIGQWGYPKDEYTDNGNWSHQLYIREARRMVGSLVMTQDHCQGRARVTDGVGMAAYTMDSHNCNRLVINGMVKNEGNVEEGGFGPYPISYRAIVPKANELSNLLVPVCLSASHIAYGSIRMEPVFMVLGQAAAVAAVQAIDHKKTVQEVDVAAVQTLLKNDPLVDGSTPEILVDNNDTLKVKKKGDWTLQRQGGYGPDYFLSETGGPENSIRYLPEIIKEGKYEIYTYYPKQKNAGASTSAAVYDGKRTKEILIADEEVKVLGQTSGEWISLGQYTLAAGKGAYVQLSGKGRTGRVVADAVLLVPLDKR encoded by the coding sequence ATGAAACGTTTTCTTTTAAATACGCTGCTGCTTTTAATCGCGTTGCTGTGGTTCAAACCTTTAAATGCCCGTCAACCCCAACGTCAGCACTACGATATTTGCATTTACGGAGGTACCTCATCGGGAGTAATTGCTGCCTATACCGCTGCCAGAATGGGCAAGTCTGTCCTGTTGATTGAACCCGGAAAGAATCTGGGAGGGATGAGCTCCGGTGGCTTAGGACTCACTGATATCGGGAATAAGTACGCCATCAGTGGTTTGGCTCTGGATTTTTACAGAAGAATTGGCCTGCATTATGGCAAATTTGAGCAGTGGATCTTTGAACCTCATGTTGCTGAAAACCTGTTTCTTGATTATATCAAAAGGGCTAAAGTGGAAGTCCTGTATGAAAGCCGTTTAGCTGCGGTAAGCAGGGAAGGCAAGCTGATCACCGGAATAACGCTGGAGGGCTCGAATAAAACAGGGCCGGGAAATCTGGTTAAAGCGAAAATGTTTATCGATTGTTCTTATGAAGGAGACCTGATGGCAAAGGCTGGCGTATCCTACACGGTAGGCAGGGAGGCAAATGATTTATATCAGGAAATGTTCAATGGCGTACAGCTGATGAACGGCCATCAGTTTCCAGATGGAATAGACCCCTACAAAACTCCTGGCGACCCCTCAAGCGGACTGCTATGGGGGATTCAGCCAGGCGTGTTGGAAAAAGAGGGTACTGGCGATAAAAAGGTCCAGGCTTACAACTTTCGCATATGTTTAACGAATAACAAACAGAACCTGATACCGATCACAAAACCGGAAAATTATCAGCCTGAAAAATATGAATTGCTACTCAGACAAATGGAAAAGAGACCATGGAAGTCCTTACAGGATGGTTTTATATGGAGTGCAATGCCCAATGGAAAAACAGACATCAACAACAGAAATGGTTTTTCAACAGATATGATTGGAATGAACTGGGCGTATCCGGATGCAGACTATCACAAACGAGCGGAAATCTGGAAGGCTCATGTCGATTATACAAAAGGTCTGCTCTATTTTGTTGGAAACGATCCGCGTGTTGCGGAGCACATCCGGCTCGAAATTGGTCAATGGGGATATCCTAAAGACGAATATACAGACAACGGGAACTGGTCTCATCAGCTCTATATCAGGGAGGCCCGTAGGATGGTCGGTAGCCTGGTGATGACCCAGGATCATTGTCAGGGGAGGGCGCGGGTTACAGATGGAGTTGGCATGGCGGCCTATACCATGGATTCGCATAACTGCAACAGGCTGGTCATAAATGGAATGGTGAAAAATGAAGGAAATGTTGAGGAGGGGGGCTTTGGACCTTACCCTATTTCTTACCGGGCAATTGTTCCAAAAGCAAATGAGCTGAGCAATCTTTTAGTGCCGGTTTGCCTTTCTGCGAGTCATATCGCTTATGGCTCTATTCGTATGGAGCCTGTTTTTATGGTACTTGGACAAGCTGCTGCGGTTGCCGCTGTACAAGCCATAGACCATAAAAAAACGGTACAGGAGGTAGATGTAGCAGCAGTACAGACCCTGCTTAAAAACGATCCTTTGGTGGATGGAAGTACTCCGGAAATTCTGGTGGATAATAATGATACGCTAAAAGTGAAAAAGAAAGGCGACTGGACCCTTCAGCGCCAGGGGGGATATGGACCTGATTATTTTCTGAGTGAAACCGGAGGACCGGAAAATAGCATAAGATACCTGCCGGAGATCATTAAAGAAGGAAAGTATGAGATTTATACCTATTATCCCAAGCAAAAGAATGCGGGAGCTTCGACGAGCGCAGCAGTCTATGATGGCAAAAGAACGAAAGAGATTTTAATCGCAGATGAAGAGGTTAAAGTACTCGGACAGACCTCAGGCGAGTGGATCAGTTTAGGCCAATATACGTTGGCGGCAGGAAAGGGGGCGTATGTTCAGCTGTCAGGAAAAGGCAGAACCGGACGTGTGGTTGCGGATGCCGTATTACTTGTGCCTCTGGATAAGCGGTAA
- a CDS encoding SRPBCC family protein has translation MSDNKVSLHRVIKASPEKVYRAFTESTAIASWLPPYGFLCTVQEMNVKVGGTFKMSFQNFTTGNGHSFGGEYLELKPNEFLKYTDIFDDPNLPGVMTTTISLQKTMVGTDLKVLQEGIPAMIPAEMCYLGWQESLEKLIKLVEPEIPDAG, from the coding sequence ATGTCAGACAATAAAGTTTCATTACACAGAGTGATCAAGGCCAGTCCCGAAAAGGTGTATCGTGCCTTCACAGAAAGTACAGCGATCGCTTCATGGTTACCACCTTACGGTTTTCTTTGTACGGTACAGGAAATGAACGTTAAGGTAGGGGGTACTTTTAAAATGTCCTTTCAGAATTTTACCACCGGTAATGGTCATTCATTTGGTGGTGAATATTTAGAGCTCAAACCCAATGAGTTTCTTAAATACACCGACATATTTGATGATCCAAACTTGCCAGGTGTCATGACGACGACCATTTCGCTTCAAAAGACAATGGTAGGTACAGACCTGAAAGTATTGCAGGAAGGAATTCCTGCAATGATACCGGCCGAAATGTGTTACCTGGGCTGGCAGGAATCACTGGAAAAACTGATTAAACTGGTGGAGCCTGAAATACCGGATGCCGGATAA
- a CDS encoding alpha-L-fucosidase, with the protein MNRRKLLQSIAIGIPGLLLSKNFAALAHEFPEISEKVLSGPFSPTWKSLQSYQTPDWFRDAKFGMWAHWGPQCQPEAGDWYAREMYMEGSHKYKFHLEKYGHPSNFGFKDVIHSWKAENWDPEELVSLYKNAGARYFMALANHHDNLDLYDSKYQKNWNALKMGPKKDLIAGWAAAAKKNDLFFGVSVHAAHAWSWYEVAQRSDQSGKYAGISYDGKLTKADGKGKWWSGLDPQELYAQNHPLSKNSLDNGAIHRQWHWGNGVNRPTKAYIEKFYNRTIDLINNYHPDLVYFDDSQLPLWPVSDAGLRIAAHLYNKSIKETGKLNAVITGKILDENQRKAMVWDIERGQSNAIEPLPWQTDTCIGDWHYDRSIYTRKGYKTAKTVIHTLVDVVSKNGNLMLNIPVRGDGTIDELERKVVEDIGVWMKANGVSIYGTRPWKIFGEGPAQQGAAKLSAQGFNEGKGKPFTETDVRFAVKGEQLFATVMGWPASGYALITSLKEDSSYYPEQINKVELVATGQELKFERNAAGLKVYFPESAPTASYANALRIT; encoded by the coding sequence ATGAACAGAAGAAAGCTGCTTCAAAGTATTGCTATTGGCATACCTGGTCTATTGCTATCTAAAAATTTTGCGGCACTGGCTCATGAATTCCCAGAAATTTCAGAAAAAGTCTTATCAGGCCCTTTTAGTCCTACCTGGAAATCACTGCAGTCTTACCAGACCCCGGACTGGTTCAGGGATGCTAAATTTGGCATGTGGGCACATTGGGGCCCCCAATGTCAACCTGAAGCCGGCGACTGGTATGCCAGGGAGATGTACATGGAAGGCAGTCATAAATACAAATTTCATCTTGAAAAATACGGACATCCTTCCAACTTTGGCTTTAAAGATGTGATCCATAGCTGGAAAGCTGAAAACTGGGATCCGGAAGAATTGGTTTCGCTGTACAAAAATGCCGGTGCCCGGTACTTTATGGCGCTGGCGAACCATCATGACAACCTCGATCTTTATGATAGTAAATATCAAAAAAATTGGAATGCTTTAAAAATGGGACCTAAAAAAGACCTGATAGCCGGTTGGGCAGCAGCTGCAAAAAAGAACGATCTTTTCTTTGGGGTCAGTGTACATGCCGCCCATGCATGGAGCTGGTATGAAGTGGCCCAGCGTTCCGACCAAAGCGGGAAATATGCGGGAATAAGCTACGATGGCAAATTAACAAAGGCTGATGGAAAGGGGAAATGGTGGTCGGGTTTAGACCCACAGGAGCTTTACGCCCAAAACCATCCGCTAAGTAAAAACAGCCTGGACAACGGAGCAATCCACAGGCAATGGCACTGGGGAAATGGCGTGAACCGACCAACTAAGGCCTATATTGAAAAATTCTACAACAGGACGATTGATCTGATCAACAACTACCATCCGGATCTGGTCTATTTTGATGATTCCCAACTTCCGCTGTGGCCGGTTAGCGATGCCGGGCTTCGCATCGCCGCTCACCTTTACAATAAAAGCATCAAAGAAACAGGGAAGCTAAATGCAGTGATCACCGGAAAAATATTAGATGAAAATCAGCGTAAAGCAATGGTCTGGGACATTGAAAGGGGCCAGAGCAACGCTATTGAACCACTTCCCTGGCAAACGGACACCTGCATAGGAGATTGGCATTATGACCGAAGCATTTACACCAGAAAAGGGTATAAAACAGCTAAAACCGTGATTCATACCCTGGTCGATGTGGTGAGCAAAAATGGAAACCTGATGTTGAATATTCCGGTGAGGGGAGATGGGACAATTGATGAACTTGAACGTAAAGTGGTAGAAGATATAGGGGTATGGATGAAGGCAAACGGGGTTAGCATCTATGGTACCCGTCCCTGGAAAATATTTGGTGAGGGGCCGGCGCAACAGGGAGCCGCGAAACTAAGCGCACAGGGTTTTAATGAAGGAAAAGGAAAACCTTTCACGGAAACGGATGTTCGTTTTGCGGTTAAAGGGGAGCAGCTTTTTGCTACGGTGATGGGCTGGCCGGCTTCCGGTTACGCATTAATTACCAGCCTTAAAGAAGACAGTAGCTATTATCCGGAACAAATCAACAAAGTGGAATTGGTGGCAACCGGACAGGAGCTGAAGTTTGAAAGAAATGCAGCCGGGTTAAAGGTCTATTTTCCTGAATCGGCGCCCACAGCTTCCTACGCTAACGCCTTAAGGATAACCTAA